A segment of the Manihot esculenta cultivar AM560-2 chromosome 13, M.esculenta_v8, whole genome shotgun sequence genome:
tttaccggattagtaacggaaatttccgttactaattattaaaaatccgttactaaaactaTTTTGTAACGGAAAATTTCCGTTACAGTGAACCTCGTTGCTAAtgcattagtaacggatttaccaATCCGTTattaatttagtaacggatttgtaacGGAAATTTCATTACtaaatttgttttccttttaattggttttagtaacggatttttctgTTACAGAAATCTGTTGCTAATTTTGAAAAATCAGTAACGGATTTTCTGTTACTAATCCATTACTATTTTTAACAGATTAGTAACaacttaatccgttactaatccgttactattcataaaattataataaaatatataaaattatatattctaaCAAGACAATTTAACCTGTAAATACACTCAATTATTACAAGTCATCTCAATAACAAATGTAAAAACCAAATGTCATACATATCATGAATAAGCTCAAAtccaatatcatatattatgtaaatcaaatcaaacatatATCCAAAAATCAAGTTGtgcaattttaaactaaaaaattaacaaattatttattatcctaGTACATATAAGTAATGAAAAAAACTACAAATGTGTATTTTTCTCATCCTCGTCCTCATCATTAGCTTCATTTGGTTGATCAGGAGGCTGTGCAGAAGTTCCCTCACCAGGAGCTGATGGCTGGCTGCTTTGTCTTTGACTCACGAGCTGCATAAGTAAATCCTTCACCTGTGAGAGCTCAGAGGAAATCCGCACGTTTTGCTCACGCAATAAATGTTCATTATCCTCACGCTCCTGTAGCTTGCGTCTGAGATCAGCCATTTCATCTTGAAGATCCTGATTTTGCTGAGCTGATGTGAAGGCTGTACTAGCAGAACACTTGTTTGGGAAGAAAATTGAAGCCTGTGATCCAAGACCGTacactcttcttttttttctctccaccTACTGCCTCAAAGTATAACTGAGCCTCATCAATGCGAAATGCTGCAGTACTGTCATTATCTGTCTGTGATGCTTGCTCTTTCAAAGTCAGAAAGCggtccttaaaaaaaaaaacccatgtGATATAGCAATATAAActataaatcaaataatttactataaatttatttaatttctcacatGAAAGGATTTTGAGCGTGCATCAACAAACTCTGAGGTACCCTTCTTCTTATGAGTAGCCTCAAATAACTCATGAGGTAAAGGATCTCTGTCTAGCCTTTCATGCTGCAAGTTAAATATAAACAGTAATAACATGTTTGAATATAAATTCACAACAAATTGCATAAAATTTAAAGCATTTGAAAAATTTAAGTGAATATTGAATACTACATACCATCTGTTGTTGATGCCTATACTGAgatatggatcctccacaatgtCTTGATGGGCCAGCGCCTTGTCCACCTGTTTCACTCTTTCTattatttgagaattttttgcaTTTGTTTTGATACTCAGTTGCTCCCCAAGCGGATTGCCATGCATCCATTACTCCTTCCGTCAGTGATAGCCTCTTCTCCTTCCCATTCCTTATGCTACACATAAGGCTACAATAGCACTCAACAGCTTTCTTTCTCCAAGCTATCTTCATAAGTTGTTCTATTGCCTCCTCCCATAAGAAGTGTTTTTGTAATTGCTCACATTTAACTACAAATAATGCACAGTAAAAATAAtcacatgtattgtaaaatttgTATTACCTTAAATTCTTGCCAATAGAATTCTTTAACCTCTTCTGGTACATTTTTCCAACAAAAGTCATCTGCTACTAACTTTTCCTTGAAGATCAAGATAATCCGCCTAGCAATCGGATCAGAAGGCTGCATATTGTAAAAGAATAAttgacaaaaaaattattttgaaataagcataaaaattaaatgcatagtttaaaatacttataaattttactcACACTGAGTTTGCTAAGGAAATATGTGGTCTGAGCCCTATAGGTCCACAACTAGCAGAAGCAGATGCAGATGCAGATGTAGCCGTAGATGTAATAGGTGGCAAACCTATGGGAGCAGAGGCAGTAGCAGATGTGTGCACTGAAGCAGGAGTGGATGATGCAGCACCCGGTGTGGATCTCTCACCCTGGTCTGGTCTAAGAATCAAAGCAGTGTGTTGTACCAAATCTTGATTGACATTTTCTGATTCAGTTGTGTGGATACTACCCCTGCCATGGTCTCCTTGACCCTGTGATGAAGATCCACGTCCTCGTCCTCTCATCCTGTACaaatttacattaaaaaatcatatgtagttaacatatttaataattaaaagtaaaaatagataTCAATTATGTTATACCTTCTATTCACTATCTACATCTAAgtcatcattatcatcatcatcatcatcatcatcatctgttTCTGTTGCTATTATAGTTTCATCTTCATTATTTTCTTCACCATCATCAATTTCAATAACATCCCCAGTTGGATCATTTAATTGTTGTGTTGAATCATCAATTTCTCTAATTATGGCAGTGTGTTCCATTTCATCTTATTGAAATGGTTCATTAGCAGGTTGTGTATTTTCTTGTGTTGGAAGTTGAATTACAGAACGTGCTTTGACTTTTATAGCAGCCCAccattcaattttatctcgCTTTAGGCTAGGATACGGAGTATATATCACTTGTATTGCTTGTACTCCCAGCACAAAaggctcatatctattaaaagatCGTTTATATTTACTATGGATCTTTGTGCCTACATTTGGAGTGAGGTCAAACCAATTGCATTTGGAAAGTACAACTCGCTTGATTGGAAGACCTGGATACTCCAAACGTATAACTTCAAGCAATTGTCCATAGTAATCGCTTTCTTCGCTGCTGTAATTTAACCCCTTAATACACACCCCACTGTTCATAGTTGCTCTACTTGCACAATATGACTTCGATTGAAACTTATATCCATTCACCATATATCCATTGTATGATGTCACACTTCGTAATGGACCCATTGCAAGCGATATGATAAACTTGTTGGATATGTTACTGCACGAATCATGAGCAAAATTATTGAACCATATAGAGAATTCACTCTCTAATTTGATGTCAATCTGAGAATCATTGACCAACGGATCATTTGAGCACAATTGATCAATGTAAATGCTGAAAAAACCTCAACTCCATTAGAAAAAGTAATTTAAGaacataatatataaattacttattTACGATAACTTACTCAATATAGGGTTTCACTTCTGgacaatttaataatatgtacACGTGTGCTGCTTTatactcatcctccataagatATCTGGTTGTCCCTTTTCCTATTGGTCGACCGGACTGCATGAAGATTGATAGATTGCCTTCATAATTTTCAGTACTATCTGAAATATCAACATTCCTTGGCACTTTTCGATGTTTAGTTTGGACATACGACTCAAAGTAATGTGTACAAAATGAAGTTGCTTCTTCTACTAGGTACGCATTACATATTGATCCCTCGACTCTAGCTTTATTTCTGACATTATTCTTAAGCCGTCGCAgatatctataaaatatatgatcaacattagtaaacattattaaataacttaattaaagtGAAGCTAAAAGAACTTACCGTTCAAAAGGATACATCCATCGATATTGCACTGGACCTGCCAGCCATACTTCATATGCTAGATGGACAGGGAGGTGTTCCATACAATCAAAGAAGCTTGGAGGGAAAACACGCTCAAGCTTGCATATGATTAAAGAAATTTCACCATACAACCGCAACATATCACTCTCACTTATAGCGGTAGATGTTAAttccttaaaaaaattactCAACTCTGTTAAGGGCTGCCACACATTTGACGGAAGCAACTCACGAAATGCAATTGGCATAATCCCCTGCATGAATACATGACAATACATCTTCAGCTTCTTCATATCAATACATCGCCCCATATTAGAAACATATCCATCGGGAAACTTTAGATTTTTCAGCCAATCACATAATACTTGCTTACTTTGCTTATCTAGAGTATAACAAGCTTTTGGATATCTCCCAGTGACTTGATCCATTTCCAACTATGGCCGATTGTATATCACATTTAGGCCTGCCCTTGACTTAGCATTATCCTTTGTTTTTACCTTAACACTCATTATAGTGTTGATTATATTTTCAAAGAAATTTTTCTCAATGTGCATTACATCAAGATtgtgcctgtaatacccggctagactctggtatcggaattcctaccgtccggtggaatctcggatgtcggaagcctctagtagggtagaaatatattttcataaaatgttttcatgtgttttatgattttaagtaaaaaggaaatgagtttttgcatgaaaacaaccttggaggaaaactcaggtttggccgccgaacctcaagttcggccgccgaacatgcatgcacttcgggagtgctttaggcccccgaaagcataagtgagggaagtccaggttcggccgccgaacctcaagttcggccgccgaacatggcatgcatgcggaggcacttttggctcccgaatgtggcctggccagccacctataaaggggtcccttagccgaaaacgggcgagctttttccccattttcggccaaggtgagctctccgccgcccctcaccgatcttgagttctttccttcaaatctttcacgattttcacaagttttcatctttgttttgaagattttcgagtataaagcaagttttggagctttgaggttcaagaagctcaatctctcccatctccgagctagggtcgttttcctcttgatcttcaagaggtaagggccgatcttgagctcactatatgttttaagtaagttttaagtagatctatggggtagaatgcatgtttagctcatggttaggtttatgggtttatgttatatttttgaacaatgtgagttgtttgatgtgttatagttggggtttttgatggtttgaagcccctaggagcttctatgcttgtttgtgtttgattgggaatgttgtagaataggtttatgaatgtttgaaaagtttgagaggaaaatgtgcatgaggaaccaagtttctgccctttggcagaaaccaggttcggcagccgaaggactttcggcagccgaaggactttcggccgccgaacctgcctgggaggccagcctttcgtttgccgaagcctgccctcgaaagaggactttcgtctctgtctgggagtttcggccgccgaaagtgccgccgaacatgcatgagtttcgtctctgtctgggagtttcagccgccgaaggtgccgccgaacctgcctgactttcggctctagagggactttcggccgccgaacctgccgccgaaagtgccctgtccagccttcctttgcatgtttttgcatggatgttttgaggagtttcagagggtttttgggggatatttttagagttatgttctagttgtttggtccctcatttgagtccacctgtgtaggttcggacccgaggaactgaggaccccagcagtgagtcagctgctccagtgtctggttagagctatccagaggtgagtagaataaacctttacgttttaaagtaaatcaattgtaaagttttgagcatgttcatgcatcatgaatgccatgtgatgatttaggttgtttgcattagaattcacgaatatgttgcattgcatattttaatgttgatgtggatgaatgttggatgatccatagccctcgatctatgatgtgacgatgtgatatgtacggtatggaatgtaagaccagtgggacccattctacattcgctggcactatgtaagagaaagaccaggacccattctacgttctggcacagttggactgtcatgttatgctatgtaagagaaagaccaggacccattctacgttctggcacagttagactatgtagagggctattggtgacaagttcatccttgatgtgattagctgtgatgtgatgcattccatgttatcatatgttttaaaagttttattattctgctcactgggctctagtagctcacccctctccctaaatccccaggtttgcaggtacagggtagaccaagaggtctgcaagagtattgaagtcatgtgtttgtaatagatatagTGTGGAcctgataaattgtaaaatgatgtaaagttatgaatagtaatgtatgtaatgatattgaggattagagattgtgtttgacccaatgtgtaaggtatccctttttatacatgatcttagatgatTTGTGATGCTTATgtcaaccaactcaacatatgttattgcccattggggcattgatgagatcccacagaggggtcatggttatgattatgatattgtacagtgcatgcacaggttgagtttggtgtatgaatgaaagttaaagttttaaatttttatgtatgtggtcgatcatgtatgggattaagcaagttcacaggatgtatgttaggcttgctatgggtctcggcggccttaagccgacctggatcctagcgccggtagcggtccgattttcgggtcgttacaaaatggtatcagagccctaggttcataggatcggacctagagtgtcgggctcatagatgttctataaggtcaagcacaataggaagatcatgtccactaggataggatgttgagtcatgtcttgtatgatgatatgaaatgccatgattatatacatgtgcattgatgctatgatttgaatgatatatatgtgatgcgggttcatgtgtttccacatgaaccatatgatgctattgtttgtgtgatgtgtactgtttttcagaaaacaggatgagaggaacccgtcgatctgcaagattgactggagtaccacctgaggatgagggcacgagcgcccatcctcctacattgcctagggcaatgtcatgtagatcaaacagagaaagagtgtcaagggaccctagaagatcttttgatgctagtagaagggggactaatagaggaggaagttcttcagatgtgagggaggttatggaagaggatcagaggagggatgggaatctggatgtcagcatggcagaagaagggacaggggagtcacaagaaggcgctcaggcctcggggtatgattttccaccccattatccacccttcccacagggttcagggtatccgataggaggcacatcggattactccagctttaacccctaccctacctacatgccttatccacctttctatccaccttacacacagtacctagcttatccaccctcacccttctatcctaacccgacAAACCCCACCtaggggaatgctgcacccccacctccaccacctacagaatcagcagccccagttactcaaccttctagacctagttcagccggtgggagcaaagtgaagatgacagattaccttaagctggatgctccccaatacaagtcaggggatgatccctttgagtacctgagagtagtgaagataataactgatgagctaggggtagatgatagcagggccattcagatggcagggttcactttgaagtgcaagaaggcacgagaatggttcaagtgttaagtggacccgagactagacggcatgacatgggaggaatttgcgaatgagttcgctggatgggcttttccagacagttccagagaactgaagatgattgagtttgaacagctgaggcagacagagcacatgagtgtagaggagttcacggataaattcttggagctattgcctttttcagggcaagctctagatacagattcgaagaaagccaagagatatgttatgaaactgcattctaggtactcctctttgattcagtcagttgagagggaaagtttccacactgtggtggatatggcgcgaaggatggaggctagtgctatagttgaggggtcagtgaagcagtcagtgacccagtcttcaggggttaagaccctaggcagaggagggccaggtccctcttctcagagctcaggtagcaagaggtgggataacaccaccaagaagccgaagaagaacaagttttggagtaagttgaagtccggtctgggtttaggcggtggctcgagctcaggctcagatggtacagaatgcctaaggtgtgggaggccacacaggggagtgtgtcgagctgggactaatacatgtttcatgtaacgacccggaaatccgacccgttaccggcgctaggatccagatcggcttaaggccaccgggacccgtagcaagcctacatacctcctgtaaacctgtggaatcccatacataacaacatatacatgatctgtaaaaaattttcttttctcttatccaagcaaaacctgtgcatgcacaaaatcatacataaaccccacactggagtcctcatcaaatactccaatggggtatcatcatcatacatataagcttggataatcatggtcattaacatcattactcattaaacactctgtacataatggggattcacacacctctaggtcaagcactactataatcctcaatacatcatcaaaacattcattacagtacatagtcataattactcattacatcatattcatgtccactactatctattacaacatgcaaggcttgacttcactctagccgacttcttgatctattctgtacctgcaactttggggataaagggagtggggtgagctactagagcccagtgagcagaaactaaaaacatttgttttaattcctccatttttaggtatattattattcattttattattattattatcatttaactttttcttattcatgctttcatgtatgcgccataacacaaacatttcacaacaaggatgaacttgtcaccatttagcccctatctttcttacttatacatgccgggggcgtagagccgtagcaggcacacccggactttcataatcagtcatagtgccaggggcgtagagccgtagcaggcacacctggactcacataggctatcatgacatacaagggctaatggatcattcaacattcatccacatcaacaacaaagtatgcaatgcaacatattcgtgaattctaatgcatacaacctaatattgcatagcataatgatgcatgggcaatgctttatgattcattcatttattcctttactttaaagcttaaggggttgttccactcacttggtgactgaagctttaacaacgaactctgaacgactatctcacaatcgggggtctcggttcctcgggtccgaacctacacaggtggactcaaatgaggcaccaaacatacatgaacatgactccaaaatactccccaaagaccccctaaaacatcctgaaaacatcacatgaaaacatgcaagaaatggctgaacagggcactttcggcggcaggttcggcggccgaaagtccctctgcagccgaaagtcatgcaggttcggcggcactttcggcggccgaacctcccagacagagacgaaacttgagtttcgggggcaggcttcggcagccgaaactgcctccacaagggggttcggcggccgaaagtcacttcggcggccgaacctgagtttctgccgaagggcagaaacttggttcccttgtgtccacagcctccaaaacacctcaaaacatgcataaacttgtttctacacatgcatacacatcatacatcacacctaggggtctcaaactataacataccccatctacaacacttcaaacacacaaacatcaacatacattgttcctCAAAGTATACATTATACCCATATACATACATaagacctaaacatgcattctaccccatcaacttgcataaaactttcataaaacataaaagaagcatagatcgaagcttacctcttgaagatctagaggaagaacgaccctagctcggaaaatggagggatttagctccaagacctccaagctccaaacttgcttaaaaacactcaaaaacttttgtggaatcttaaaactcaaagaaaatggtggggattgaaggaaaaacacaagatttgggagagggaggtcggaagctcgctgaggtcgaaaatgggagaaaactctcccatttcggctaagtgcccctttttataggtggctggccaggccacgttcgggggccgaaagtgcctccgcatgcatgcaaggttcggcggccgaacttggagttcggcggccgaacctgcatttccctaactcaaaactttcgggcgcctaaagtccctccgaaagcatgcatgttcggcggccgaacttgactttcggcggccgaacctgggttttcctccaaagacttttcatgcaaaaactcatttaatttcatgcttaaaaccattaaaatacatgaaaacacttcataaaatcatagttttacccttctagaggtttccgacatccgaggtcccaccggacggtagggatcccgataccggagtctagccgggtattacattctcccccccttaagaacattcgtccccgaatgttcctcaactaacatacaaagcatggcatcaatcataacatataacatagcatacaatatatcatacatgcagcacatagaacaactaacactcacctcaaaacagatgggggtactgctggagcatagactcccgtgtctcccaggtgcattcttcaatattgtggtggttccaaaggactttcaccatcggaatttccttgttcctcaactttctgatctgagtgtctaggatccgcactggctgttctacataggtgagatcctcatggatctccatatcaggttcactaagaaccttactcagatctgacacgtacttccgtaacagagaaacatggaaaaccggatggatt
Coding sequences within it:
- the LOC110629208 gene encoding uncharacterized protein LOC110629208, which encodes MRGRGRGSSSQGQGDHGRGSIHTTESENVNQDLVQHTALILRPDQGERSTPGAASSTPASVHTSATASAPIGLPPITSTATSASASASASCGPIGLRPHISLANSPSDPIARRIILIFKEKLVADDFCWKNVPEEVKEFYWQEFKEAIEQLMKIAWRKKAVECYCSLMCSIRNGKEKRLSLTEGVMDAWQSAWGATEYQNKCKKFSNNRKSETGGQGAGPSRHCGGSISQYRHQQQMHERLDRDPLPHELFEATHKKKGTSEFVDARSKSFHDRFLTLKEQASQTDNDSTAAFRIDEAQLYFEAVAFTSAQQNQDLQDEMADLRRKLQEREDNEHLLREQNVRISSELSQVKDLLMQLVSQRQSSQPSAPGEGTSAQPPDQPNEANDEDEDEKNTHL